Within Myceligenerans xiligouense, the genomic segment GCGCGACACGGACGGTGAGGCCGCCCGAGGCGCGGAGTATCAGGCGGCTCCGGGCAGATCCGCTTGCCGAGCCGCCGGCGGGACGCGGTGGATCGAAGGGGGCACCCCTACCGCCGAAATGACATAATGTACATTATCGGATCGCGACGAGCGGCCCGTCAGAACGCGAGCGCCGTGACCGGCCGTTGTCGTGGCCATCTCGCGCTTACCGGATCGCCACGCCGTCCGTCGCACCCGCACCGGACGGCGCCGACAGCACGTGTTCCAGGTCGGACTCGTCCACCAGCGGGTCGTCCAGGTCGACCGTGATGTGCGAGTGCGCCATCAGGCGTGCCCCGCCGGTGATCGTCGAGTGCAGCGCCGGGTAGTCGCCGACCTGCGCGTTGTCGAGGACCGCGCCGATGAACCGGCTGCCGCGCGGCGAGATCGTCTCCAGCTCGTCGCCCTCGTGGATCTCACCGCGCCGGGCCATGAGTGCCAGCCGGGCCGACGTCCCGGTGCCGGTCGGGCTGCGGCACAGCACGCCGGGATGCACGTACGTCGCCGACGGCGACTGGTAGCGCACGTGTCCGCTCCCGGTCCGCCCGGCTTCCCGCACGGGGCCCATGAAGTGCGCGAACGGCAGCGGGCCGACATCGCCCAGCTCCGGGTGCACCTGCAGCAGGCCCGGCCGGGCCGCGCGGACGAACGCGTCGCCGAACGCCGTGAGCGCGATCTGCTCGGTGGCCCCGAGGGTGAAGTCGTGGCGTGAGGCGTCGATCATCGCGTAGTACGCGCCGCTCCACACGAGGTCGAACCGCACCTCGCCGTAGTACGGCACCTCGACGGACAGTCCTTCCTCGGCCACGTACGCCGGCTCGCCCTGGGTGGTGATCGACACGACCCGGCCGTCGGTGACCTGCGCGCGGATCCGCGCCAGGCCGGCGGGTGATTCGAGGACCACGCTCTGGGATCCCTCGCGCATCGGGATCATGCCGCTCTGCAGGAGTGCCGTCGCGGTGCAGATGGTGTTGGAGCCCGAGTACAGCGGGTACCCCATCGCCTCCATGATGATGTAGCCGGCCTGCGCGTCGGGATGTGACGGCTCCACGATCAGGTCGACGGACATCGCCGGGTCGCCGTACGGCTCGGACAGCAGCAGCCGCCGTAGCCCGTCGCCCTCGCGCTCGAGGTAGCGGGCCTTCTCCAGCACCGTGGCGCCGGGCAACGGCCCGACACCGTCCACGACGATCCGGCTGACGTCTCCCCCGGACTGCGTGTCCAGGAGTTCCAGGGTCCGTTCACGATGCCGCATGAGGCGCTCCCACGGTGCTCCAGTGCCGGTCGGGCACGACGACGAGCTTGCCGACGTACGTCTTGCTCATGAAGGTGCGCTGCGCCTCGTGGAAGTCGGACAGCCGGAACGTACGGTCCAGCAGCGGCCGGATGTCGCCGTTCTCGATGTAGCGCACCAGCCGGCGGAACGCCGTCCGCGTCCCCTGCGAGGACCCGTGCAGCTCGAGCTGCTTGAGGTACAGGGTGCGCAGGTCGAGGTCGACCACCGGCCCGCCGATCGCACCCGCCGTCGTGTAGCGGCCCTCGGGCCGCAGGATCCGCAGCAGGTCGTTGAACATCGGGCCCGCGACGAGGTCCGCGACGACGTCGACCGGGCCGTCCACCATGCGCTCGACCTCGGCCACCAGATCCGGCGCATCCCGCAGGACGACGTCCTCGGCGCCGATCGCCCGCAGTGCGTCCTCCTTGCCGGCGCTGGACACGGCGTACGGGATCGCGCCGCGCACCCGGGCGAGCTGCAGGATCGCC encodes:
- a CDS encoding proline racemase family protein, which gives rise to MRHRERTLELLDTQSGGDVSRIVVDGVGPLPGATVLEKARYLEREGDGLRRLLLSEPYGDPAMSVDLIVEPSHPDAQAGYIIMEAMGYPLYSGSNTICTATALLQSGMIPMREGSQSVVLESPAGLARIRAQVTDGRVVSITTQGEPAYVAEEGLSVEVPYYGEVRFDLVWSGAYYAMIDASRHDFTLGATEQIALTAFGDAFVRAARPGLLQVHPELGDVGPLPFAHFMGPVREAGRTGSGHVRYQSPSATYVHPGVLCRSPTGTGTSARLALMARRGEIHEGDELETISPRGSRFIGAVLDNAQVGDYPALHSTITGGARLMAHSHITVDLDDPLVDESDLEHVLSAPSGAGATDGVAIR